A portion of the Cryptomeria japonica chromosome 5, Sugi_1.0, whole genome shotgun sequence genome contains these proteins:
- the LOC131039542 gene encoding alpha pinene synthase, chloroplastic isoform X2, with amino-acid sequence MSLRCLLMCLILCNASPTQQSTVWRRNNHHPNLGEDDFIDSLPKAHNGPCYVERAEKLIREVEEMSNGDAQERLSMVENVERLGIDRHIQKETKKALDYVCR; translated from the exons ATGAGCTTAAGATGTTTGCTCATGTGTTTAATACTTTGCAACGCTTCACCCACTCAACAATCTACTGTGTGGCGCAGAAACAATCATCACCCCAACTTGGGGGAAGATGATTTCATCGACTCCCTTCCAAAAGCTCACAAC GGTCCTTGTTATGTAGAACGTGCAGAGAAACTGATTAGGGAAGTGGAGGAGATGTCCAATGGAGATGCCCAGGAACGCCTTTCCATGGTGGAGAACGTTGAACGCCTTGGAATAGATCGGCATATCCAAAAGGAAACAAAGAAAGCCCTTGATTATGTTTGCAG